Below is a window of Paraburkholderia kururiensis DNA.
TATGAACGCTGGCGCGAGCGCACCTGGCGCCGCCAGTGTGGCGACCGCAGCCGCTGCCGGCGCTGCCAGTCAATACACCGTGCGCCCCGGACAGTCGCTCAACGACGTGGCGATCGACGTCACGCAATCGCACGATCGCGCCACGCTCGCCCGCGCGGCGCGCGCGTTGTTCGACGCGAATCCGGCCGCGTTCATGGGCCACGATCCGAGTCGCCTGAAGCTGGGCGCTGTGCTCAATGTGCCCGCGCTCGACGCGACGGGCGCGCTTGCCGTGAGCGGTGCGGCGGCGGGGACCGCTGCGTCGGCCACTTCCGCGGCAGCTGCTACTGCGGCGAGCGCTGGCGCCATTTCCTCGCAGGCGGCGGGCGGTGCATCGCATGCGCAAGGACAGGCGGCCAACGCCATGGCCGGCACGGCTGCGTCGGCATCGGGTACTGCGACCTCGGCTCCCGCAGCGACGGGCGCCAGCGCCCCTGCCGGCGCCAATGGCTCGACACCCGCAGGGGCGTCGGCGCCTGCAACGGCTTCCGCTTCTCCTTCCGCTTCGTCCGCACCGGCAACATCCGCAACATCCGCAGCAGCCGTCCCCGGCCCAGCCGTGCCGGCCGCTACCGCGAGCGGCACGCACGTCTGGAGCGGCGCGATTCAGCCTGCGGCGAGTGAGCCGACGGGCGCAGCGCCGGCCAGTGCTCCTTCTGCGTCCAGCGCATCCCGGGCTCAGCCGGCTACGCCGGCCGCCGCCGCGCAACCGGCTTCGCAAGCCCGCGTTCCGCTGTCCAGCCTCCAGCAATTGCTCGCACTGAAAAACCGGGTGCTGATGGAGTTGCAGAAGCATGGCATCGGCGCCGGGAAGTCCGTTCCGCAGAACACCGGTGCCGCTACGTCGGGTGCGGCGGCGCAAGCGCCCGTCGGCGGCGCGTCGCAGGGCGCGGTGAAACCCTCCAGCGATGTACCGGCTACCTCGACTCCAGCAACGGGTTCACGGGCTGCTGGCGGACAGTTCCAGTTGCCGCCCGTCGAGCCTGCCGTGGCGGCCGGCTTGGGCGCTGCAGTGGTGGCACTGATCGTCGGTTTCGCCGTTACCCGGCGTAAGCGTAAGGCGAAGACGGCAATTGCCGATGACGGCGCGCCGTCGGCGCCCGATGGCGACAAAGTGCACGGCGAGGCACGGCGCGCAGCGGCGACGGGCGCGGGCCTCCTTGCCGCAGACGCCGCCGCGCACATGGCTCGCCAGAACGAAGAGGCCGCCGCTTCGGCGGGCGACGACGTCGTGCCGGAACTCGTGCCGACGCTCATGCCGGGCGGGGCGTCGTCGGATTCGGTGGTGTCCTCGAAGGCCGAGCCTGAAGGGCATGTGGACGATGTGGAAAGCAGCGGCGCTCGCGACGAAGAGGTGTCGGCCTACCGGCACGAAGCCGCATTCGACTCTGCCACATCACACGAACACGCCGCACCCGGAGCGCAGGAGACCGGCCCCGAG
It encodes the following:
- a CDS encoding FimV/HubP family polar landmark protein, whose product is MRSSLAAAIAVALLAPGLSHAAPAASAAGMNAGASAPGAASVATAAAAGAASQYTVRPGQSLNDVAIDVTQSHDRATLARAARALFDANPAAFMGHDPSRLKLGAVLNVPALDATGALAVSGAAAGTAASATSAAAATAASAGAISSQAAGGASHAQGQAANAMAGTAASASGTATSAPAATGASAPAGANGSTPAGASAPATASASPSASSAPATSATSAAAVPGPAVPAATASGTHVWSGAIQPAASEPTGAAPASAPSASSASRAQPATPAAAAQPASQARVPLSSLQQLLALKNRVLMELQKHGIGAGKSVPQNTGAATSGAAAQAPVGGASQGAVKPSSDVPATSTPATGSRAAGGQFQLPPVEPAVAAGLGAAVVALIVGFAVTRRKRKAKTAIADDGAPSAPDGDKVHGEARRAAATGAGLLAADAAAHMARQNEEAAASAGDDVVPELVPTLMPGGASSDSVVSSKAEPEGHVDDVESSGARDEEVSAYRHEAAFDSATSHEHAAPGAQETGPESLDHATEAASLAAAAELGADALPPTHFDLVGTREHAQYETEGESELAARPHAVEPQTVDDATRAASLAAAAELGAEALPLREPEPQQGAMDGVPPFAQPEDAKLSQPEPPQDQHAAAEAHEGPSAAQVESTSAASAESEASTQPAPAFPHEAVTALGSLDMPLPPRVEQPSDAESASAPIPPVSRPIAYAGLAEALTRGANASAAPAAEPSETASAGAAPESLSVQPVASPEATAQQAVPEPASAPATVASEIAAGTAGAAAVAGLGAARFGPLKLDFDLELPPSPAQPLPAFTPEQLAKIARNKLELASEYIQLGDLAGARTLINEVIESNDAGTRDEARALLSTLAPLS